One Methanobacteriaceae archaeon genomic region harbors:
- a CDS encoding class III signal peptide-containing protein, translating to MNFLKDEAGQGAAEYILLFGGVIVIAIAALVIYRAYFGETSGLDAATDVNEVRSGVNTTTNG from the coding sequence ATGAATTTTTTAAAAGATGAAGCAGGACAAGGTGCCGCAGAATACATATTATTATTCGGTGGAGTAATCGTAATCGCAATCGCAGCACTAGTAATATACAGAGCTTACTTCGGAGAAACATCCGGTCTAGACGCTGCAACAGATGTAAACGAAGTCAGATCCGGCGTGAACACAACAACCAACGGATAA
- a CDS encoding class III signal peptide-containing protein, with translation MLIDEKAQISAEMILLIGAILVIVLIVGGYVFDISSSIAGNISSVVDNARDSTINKL, from the coding sequence ATGTTAATTGATGAAAAAGCGCAAATCAGTGCAGAAATGATTTTACTCATTGGAGCAATACTAGTTATTGTACTAATAGTTGGTGGCTATGTTTTTGATATTTCTTCATCCATTGCCGGCAATATAAGTAGCGTGGTTGATAACGCTAGAGATTCAACAATTAACAAATTATAA
- a CDS encoding class III signal peptide-containing protein encodes MSFLKDEAGQGAAEYILLFGGVIVIAIAALVIYRAYFSETSGLDAGKDVNEVRSGVNTTTNG; translated from the coding sequence ATGTCTTTTTTAAAAGATGAAGCAGGACAAGGTGCCGCAGAATACATATTATTATTCGGTGGAGTAATCGTAATCGCAATCGCAGCACTAGTCATATACAGAGCTTACTTTTCAGAAACTTCTGGTTTAGACGCCGGAAAAGATGTAAACGAAGTCAGATCCGGCGTGAACACGACAACCAACGGATAA
- a CDS encoding STT3 domain-containing protein, which produces MKFKKDNYIPIIIIFIIFFTGFFLRLESVDLPGVNETEKSHYMDSNGLPYMYELDSYYNLRLTQNFIKNGHMGDTIKNNESWDSFSYFPPGRPAEYPPLIVWLAAFSYFAVNLFTSMPLKDISFWIPLIIGPLAGIVGYVFVRRYAGEYAGFVTGILVVTAPIYLMRTLPGYFDTDMFNIILPFLTILFFSVAIETGNKTRRILFVGLSAIFMFLFSLAWTGWSYLFYIILATSIVYIILCKIKKIKIKTFVEVFAIFFVVSTVLIVLYSGINGIIALIQYPLNFLPFITGTEIMGEWPNIYESVGELHKPSLEEFVSGVGIINLGLGIFGIFAIFSLMLRNNMRSKYLPKLSWFGFILIFTWISIALIAYSSSIRFGMLLIPPLAIFSGLLIGIAVQYMKNSPISISNNYLRTFLSISLILIICIPPIVTAEKNLLSRVSVADDDMASAALWINSNTSNDTVIITNWGYGHFLSQYANRPVIFDGGSQNTPRAYWVFRAFTTNNETLSAGIMRMLSSSGYDSYLSLQNHTKNTSLTVKIMNNILGVSKEQARYILIYDYKINHYLAEKILNDTHPSNPRPFVIFTDDDMIYGGWWTFVFGNWNFNTGKKDNYTYSRGYSNNTTSVKKYDNGAVLDLENKKAYVNGSLPYAFSIVDKNNISTFNLNNKSDFYMIFLIDEKMALIIDKKYQNSMFTKLLLKQPTTHFKPIYRHNSSVVWKIN; this is translated from the coding sequence ATGAAATTTAAAAAAGATAATTATATTCCTATTATCATAATTTTTATTATATTTTTCACAGGCTTTTTTTTAAGACTTGAATCTGTGGACCTTCCGGGGGTAAATGAAACTGAAAAAAGTCATTATATGGATAGCAATGGTCTTCCATACATGTATGAACTGGATTCGTACTATAACTTGCGCTTAACCCAGAATTTTATAAAAAATGGCCATATGGGAGATACTATAAAAAATAATGAAAGCTGGGATTCTTTTTCTTATTTTCCTCCTGGAAGACCTGCTGAATATCCTCCACTAATAGTCTGGTTGGCAGCGTTCTCTTATTTTGCGGTAAATTTATTTACCAGCATGCCTCTTAAGGATATTTCTTTTTGGATTCCTTTAATTATAGGTCCCTTAGCAGGTATTGTAGGATATGTTTTTGTCCGTAGATATGCAGGGGAATATGCCGGGTTTGTTACAGGAATTCTTGTTGTTACAGCCCCCATATATCTAATGAGGACATTACCAGGATACTTTGATACAGATATGTTCAATATTATACTTCCATTTTTGACCATACTATTTTTTTCAGTAGCAATTGAAACAGGAAATAAAACTAGAAGAATATTATTTGTTGGGTTATCTGCCATTTTCATGTTTTTATTTTCTCTAGCCTGGACTGGATGGTCTTATTTATTTTATATAATCCTTGCCACAAGCATAGTTTATATAATACTTTGTAAAATTAAAAAAATTAAAATTAAAACATTTGTGGAAGTATTTGCGATATTTTTTGTCGTTTCGACTGTTTTAATTGTTTTATATTCGGGTATAAATGGAATTATTGCCCTAATTCAATATCCACTTAATTTTCTGCCTTTTATTACCGGAACAGAAATTATGGGTGAATGGCCCAATATTTATGAATCTGTTGGTGAACTTCATAAGCCTAGTTTAGAGGAATTTGTATCTGGTGTGGGTATAATTAACCTGGGCCTGGGAATTTTTGGAATTTTTGCGATATTCAGTTTAATGTTACGCAACAATATGCGAAGCAAATATCTGCCTAAATTGAGCTGGTTTGGTTTTATTTTAATTTTTACATGGATATCAATAGCTTTAATTGCTTATTCATCTAGTATACGATTTGGAATGTTACTTATACCTCCTTTGGCAATTTTTTCAGGTTTATTGATTGGAATCGCAGTTCAATATATGAAAAATTCTCCGATTAGTATCTCTAATAATTATTTAAGAACTTTTTTATCAATTTCACTAATTTTAATAATATGTATTCCACCCATAGTGACTGCTGAAAAAAATTTATTGAGTAGAGTTTCAGTTGCTGATGATGATATGGCTAGTGCTGCTTTGTGGATTAATTCTAACACTTCTAATGATACTGTTATAATTACAAACTGGGGATACGGCCATTTTTTAAGCCAATATGCCAACCGGCCAGTTATATTTGACGGAGGATCTCAAAATACGCCCCGTGCATACTGGGTATTCAGGGCATTTACTACAAATAATGAAACATTATCAGCGGGTATAATGCGTATGCTTTCATCCAGTGGTTATGATTCGTATTTGTCCCTTCAAAATCACACTAAAAATACTTCTTTAACTGTAAAAATTATGAATAACATACTAGGAGTTTCAAAGGAGCAAGCTCGATATATTTTAATTTATGATTATAAAATTAACCATTATTTAGCAGAAAAAATATTAAATGATACTCATCCTTCAAATCCTCGCCCTTTTGTTATTTTCACTGATGATGATATGATCTATGGGGGATGGTGGACATTTGTATTTGGGAATTGGAATTTCAATACTGGCAAAAAAGATAATTATACTTATTCTAGAGGTTATAGTAATAATACTACTTCAGTTAAAAAATACGACAATGGTGCTGTATTAGATCTTGAAAATAAAAAAGCATATGTTAATGGGAGTTTGCCATACGCGTTTAGCATTGTAGATAAAAATAATATTAGCACTTTTAATTTAAATAATAAAAGTGATTTTTACATGATTTTTTTAATTGATGAAAAAATGGCGCTGATTATTGATAAAAAATATCAAAATTCGATGTTCACTAAATTACTTCTTAAACAGCCTACTACTCATTTTAAACCCATCTATAGACATAATTCTAGTGTGGTATGGAAAATAAATTAA
- a CDS encoding phosphopantetheine adenylyltransferase → MDKKYKKVAVGGTFDKFHKGHRRLLEEAFRIGDEVIIGVTSDYFGGKKGDIDPCDTRMSNLRDFLSQYPQKFSVVRLDDSYGPTIHESEFDAIVVSKETEPAAQEINKIRKKNKIPYLDIIVIDMVSADDGVPISSTRIRKGEIDRMGHILNKIRNAFR, encoded by the coding sequence ATGGACAAAAAATACAAAAAAGTTGCTGTGGGAGGCACTTTTGATAAATTTCACAAAGGACATCGGAGACTTCTAGAAGAAGCATTTAGAATAGGAGATGAAGTCATTATTGGGGTGACTTCAGACTATTTTGGGGGTAAAAAGGGAGATATAGATCCTTGCGACACAAGAATGTCTAATTTAAGAGATTTTTTATCTCAATATCCTCAGAAATTTAGTGTGGTTCGCTTAGATGATTCATATGGGCCTACTATTCACGAGAGTGAGTTTGATGCTATTGTAGTTAGTAAAGAAACTGAACCTGCGGCCCAGGAAATAAATAAAATTCGAAAAAAGAATAAAATTCCTTATTTAGATATCATTGTAATTGACATGGTGTCTGCTGATGATGGAGTGCCTATTTCATCTACCAGAATTAGAAAAGGGGAAATAGATAGAATGGGCCATATCTTGAATAAAATTCGGAATGCTTTCCGATGA
- a CDS encoding radical SAM protein, producing MLKEHNVILKNPMKVGLRFASCYPNLYRTAISSLGFHIIYEFLNSREDTWCERVVYPHSRSLESSTPLKSFDIVSFSLQYEQDYFNVLDMLKKGGISPRKKYRDDNDPLIIAGGPCATSNPAPMSDFVDLFIIGEAEAVMDQLLDKYLELKNPKKEIESFLDIEGVYLPDYPAKRVIVNDMDHACHPIHQIVPETDDKNLKPALGSSFLLGVSRGCTRGCRFCMAGYLYRPRRETSLKKLFKIAEDGRDATGLNKIALIGAAVSDYSKIDELCSGLLEMGFKVTTPSLRIESVSSDTLESLMKSGLKTITLAPESVFCVRKSLNKPISDEKTFEVVKEALNFGLNVKMYFLVGSPTETQKDIQELSELMKSLLNLSKKRNSIRFSVNPLIPKPHTPLQWEGYDLKLMKSKINFLKSNLKNTPLKIESPRIGLIQHVLSNGSSEIGPMIEKSLIKKIPMKEWNKFTSRKDMEAKLPWENIDIGLKDDFLKKEYLKMMDGAETPWCEESPCYNCGPCLNKK from the coding sequence ATGCTAAAAGAGCACAATGTCATATTGAAAAATCCAATGAAAGTTGGCCTTAGATTTGCTTCATGTTATCCAAATCTTTATCGGACCGCCATCTCTTCACTGGGATTTCATATTATCTACGAATTTTTAAACTCAAGGGAGGATACGTGGTGTGAAAGAGTAGTTTATCCCCATTCCAGGAGTTTAGAATCCTCAACCCCTCTGAAAAGCTTCGATATAGTTAGTTTTTCCCTGCAATATGAACAAGACTACTTTAATGTACTGGATATGCTAAAAAAAGGAGGCATATCACCTCGAAAAAAATATCGTGACGATAATGATCCTTTAATTATTGCTGGCGGCCCCTGTGCAACATCAAATCCCGCGCCTATGTCAGATTTTGTGGATTTATTTATTATTGGTGAAGCAGAAGCTGTAATGGACCAGTTACTGGATAAATATCTGGAACTCAAAAACCCGAAAAAAGAAATTGAATCATTTTTAGATATTGAAGGAGTTTATTTACCAGATTATCCTGCCAAAAGAGTTATTGTAAATGATATGGATCATGCCTGCCATCCTATTCACCAGATTGTACCGGAAACCGATGATAAAAATCTTAAACCAGCTTTAGGATCATCTTTTTTATTAGGAGTGTCCAGAGGATGTACTAGAGGCTGTCGTTTTTGTATGGCTGGATATTTATACCGTCCTCGTCGTGAAACATCTCTTAAAAAACTTTTTAAGATAGCTGAAGATGGTAGAGATGCTACTGGACTCAATAAAATAGCACTTATTGGTGCTGCTGTTTCTGATTATTCTAAAATCGACGAATTATGTTCTGGACTTTTAGAAATGGGTTTTAAAGTTACCACACCCTCACTTAGAATAGAATCTGTTTCATCAGATACACTAGAATCTCTGATGAAAAGTGGCCTTAAAACCATAACTTTAGCTCCAGAATCAGTTTTTTGTGTTAGAAAAAGTTTAAATAAACCTATTAGTGACGAAAAAACATTTGAAGTGGTTAAAGAAGCTTTGAATTTTGGCTTAAACGTTAAAATGTACTTTTTAGTTGGTTCTCCTACCGAAACTCAAAAAGATATTCAAGAGCTTTCAGAACTAATGAAAAGTTTGTTGAATCTTTCTAAGAAAAGAAATTCCATTCGTTTCAGTGTAAATCCACTTATACCCAAACCACACACCCCTTTGCAATGGGAAGGCTATGATTTAAAATTAATGAAATCAAAAATCAATTTTTTAAAATCTAATCTCAAAAATACTCCTTTAAAAATCGAAAGTCCTAGAATAGGCTTAATTCAACATGTTTTGTCAAACGGAAGCTCTGAAATCGGGCCTATGATTGAAAAATCATTGATAAAAAAAATTCCAATGAAAGAATGGAATAAATTCACATCACGAAAAGATATGGAAGCTAAGCTACCCTGGGAAAATATAGATATTGGTTTAAAAGATGATTTCCTTAAGAAAGAATATTTAAAAATGATGGATGGTGCAGAAACACCATGGTGCGAAGAATCTCCATGTTATAACTGTGGGCCTTGTTTAAATAAAAAATAG
- a CDS encoding pyridoxal phosphate-dependent aminotransferase, with translation MINPANRVKSIQLSQIRKMFEVCSENAINLGIGEPDFDTPRHIRQAVIESLDEGFTHYTANKGILELREAISKKLNIENNVQKDPESIIVTVGASEALYMCAQALINKGDDVLIPDPGFLAYDAVIKISEGNPIPIPLKMENDFRMSAEDVENKITSKTKAIILNSPSNPTGSVMKRKEIKKISKLAEDNDIFIISDEIYEKITYGVKHHSPGEFTDNAIVINGLSKTYAMTGFRVAYLAAREDILEELLKIHQYNTACASSISQKAALAAIEGPQNCVDEMVGEFKRRRDLMVGRLNEMGWECKLPEGAFYTFPYVKDSQEFVSKALANEVVTVPGEAFGKAGSEHVRMSYAVSYSEIESAMDRLEKINI, from the coding sequence ATGATTAATCCAGCAAATAGAGTTAAATCAATCCAATTATCTCAAATAAGAAAGATGTTTGAGGTTTGTAGTGAAAATGCAATAAATTTAGGTATAGGTGAACCTGATTTTGATACCCCACGCCATATACGTCAGGCCGTGATTGAATCTCTAGATGAAGGATTCACCCATTACACAGCTAATAAAGGAATCTTAGAACTGAGAGAGGCCATTTCTAAAAAATTAAATATTGAGAATAATGTCCAGAAAGATCCAGAATCCATAATAGTTACTGTAGGGGCCAGCGAAGCATTATACATGTGTGCCCAGGCCTTAATAAATAAAGGAGACGATGTTTTAATTCCTGACCCTGGATTTTTAGCATATGATGCAGTTATTAAAATTTCAGAGGGCAATCCCATTCCCATACCTCTAAAAATGGAAAATGATTTTAGAATGAGCGCCGAAGATGTTGAAAATAAAATAACTTCCAAAACAAAGGCTATAATCCTAAATTCACCTTCCAATCCCACTGGAAGTGTAATGAAAAGAAAAGAAATTAAAAAGATTAGTAAACTGGCCGAAGATAATGATATTTTTATTATCTCTGATGAGATCTATGAAAAAATAACATACGGGGTAAAACATCACAGCCCTGGTGAATTCACAGATAATGCTATTGTTATAAATGGTTTATCCAAAACTTATGCCATGACCGGTTTTAGAGTGGCCTATTTGGCTGCCAGAGAGGATATCCTTGAAGAATTACTTAAGATTCACCAATACAATACCGCTTGCGCCAGTTCCATATCTCAAAAAGCAGCACTTGCTGCCATTGAAGGGCCCCAAAATTGTGTAGATGAAATGGTTGGGGAGTTTAAGAGAAGAAGAGACTTAATGGTGGGTCGATTGAATGAAATGGGATGGGAATGCAAGTTACCAGAAGGAGCATTCTACACATTTCCCTATGTTAAAGATTCTCAAGAATTCGTATCCAAAGCCTTGGCAAATGAAGTAGTAACTGTTCCAGGAGAGGCATTTGGAAAAGCTGGATCAGAACATGTTAGAATGTCTTATGCAGTGTCTTATTCTGAAATAGAATCTGCAATGGACCGTTTAGAAAAAATAAATATTTAA
- a CDS encoding cation diffusion facilitator family transporter, whose translation MEGSERKKIGKKASYVAIFGNIFLTIFNIAVGLLSGSTALVAEGFHTLSDVITSIITFVGFKIGMRPADEDHPYGHGKAEALVGLIIVVFLVVVAYEIISGVYTKIALGEVITPPDKIAAVMALIGIFINYTMTTYLIRTGNKINSPALIADGNHQKVDIFSGIAILIGVIGSQLGYPILDPLVGVVIALIIIYTAFHIGKDNVNIIMGKVSSSKVINDVKISALGLECVKGTHDIKINNMGPYVSVELHIELNKDLKLEKAHEIAHDVEQKIINDVTSVKMVNVHSCPTEVICKKDKI comes from the coding sequence TTGGAAGGTAGTGAAAGAAAAAAAATAGGTAAAAAAGCTTCATATGTGGCCATATTTGGAAACATATTTCTTACAATATTTAATATAGCCGTGGGGCTTTTATCTGGAAGTACAGCGCTGGTTGCAGAGGGTTTTCACACATTATCTGATGTGATAACTTCAATTATAACATTTGTAGGTTTTAAAATAGGGATGAGACCGGCAGATGAAGATCATCCTTATGGTCATGGTAAAGCAGAAGCCCTGGTTGGTCTTATAATTGTTGTTTTTTTGGTAGTTGTAGCCTATGAAATAATATCGGGTGTTTATACTAAAATAGCATTAGGGGAAGTTATAACTCCTCCAGACAAGATTGCTGCTGTTATGGCACTTATTGGAATATTTATTAATTACACTATGACTACCTATTTAATAAGAACTGGGAATAAAATTAACAGTCCGGCTCTTATAGCCGATGGTAATCATCAAAAGGTGGATATATTTTCAGGTATAGCTATTTTGATTGGAGTTATAGGTTCTCAGTTGGGTTATCCAATTTTAGATCCTTTAGTAGGTGTGGTCATAGCTTTAATAATCATTTATACAGCATTCCATATTGGGAAAGATAATGTTAATATTATTATGGGAAAAGTATCCTCTTCTAAGGTTATAAATGATGTAAAAATTTCTGCTTTGGGTTTAGAGTGCGTTAAAGGAACCCATGATATAAAAATTAATAATATGGGTCCTTATGTATCAGTAGAATTACATATAGAATTGAATAAAGATCTAAAACTAGAAAAAGCTCATGAAATTGCTCATGACGTAGAACAGAAAATCATAAATGACGTAACATCAGTTAAAATGGTCAATGTTCACAGCTGTCCAACAGAAGTTATATGTAAAAAAGACAAAATTTAA
- a CDS encoding PLP-dependent aminotransferase family protein, with amino-acid sequence MFKTPRSFVREILKVTENPEIISFAGGLPSPESFPVKPISHSVNKVLSEDGKDALQYSTTEGYRPLREYIAQRYSKYGLEVDADEILITNGSQQCLDLVGKIFLNKDDVVVLENPTYLAAIQAFSLYEPVFKTVPLLNNGADLDELEKILIEKNPKIFYSVTNFQNPTGITYSDKKRKELASLLKENETVFIEDNPYGEIRFIGEDIPLVKSYLPEGILFGSFSKIVSPGMRLGWIVANGEVMDKLITVKQASDLHSNYFTQRIVYQYLKDNPVDEHIQKIRDLYQVQRNTMISMIEKYFPSNVQYTQPQGGMFIWVTLPEGISTLELFDMAIKEDVAFVPGQAFHADGSGENTLRLNFSNSNPKSIEEGMKRLGMVIETFLSQNNLN; translated from the coding sequence ATGTTTAAAACACCACGTTCATTTGTTCGGGAGATTTTAAAGGTTACCGAAAATCCAGAAATCATATCCTTTGCCGGTGGCCTTCCAAGTCCTGAGAGTTTTCCTGTAAAGCCTATTTCCCATTCAGTAAATAAAGTTTTATCTGAAGATGGTAAAGATGCATTGCAATACAGTACCACTGAAGGTTACAGGCCACTTCGGGAATATATCGCCCAGAGATACTCGAAATATGGCCTGGAAGTTGATGCTGATGAAATATTAATTACCAATGGTTCTCAACAGTGTCTTGATCTGGTTGGAAAAATCTTCTTAAACAAAGATGACGTAGTTGTTCTGGAAAATCCTACTTACTTAGCAGCAATACAGGCTTTTAGTTTATATGAACCAGTTTTTAAGACCGTGCCTTTGCTAAATAATGGTGCAGACCTGGATGAACTTGAAAAAATTTTAATTGAAAAAAATCCCAAAATATTTTACTCAGTTACTAATTTCCAGAACCCTACCGGAATAACTTACTCTGATAAAAAGCGAAAAGAATTGGCCAGCCTTTTAAAAGAAAATGAGACTGTTTTTATAGAAGACAATCCCTACGGCGAAATAAGATTTATAGGTGAAGATATTCCCCTTGTGAAATCATATTTACCTGAAGGGATTTTATTTGGTTCATTCTCTAAAATTGTATCTCCTGGAATGCGTTTAGGCTGGATCGTGGCCAATGGAGAAGTTATGGATAAATTAATTACTGTAAAGCAGGCTTCTGATCTCCATTCAAACTATTTTACTCAAAGAATAGTTTATCAATACCTCAAAGACAATCCAGTTGATGAACATATCCAGAAAATAAGAGATCTTTACCAAGTTCAGCGAAATACTATGATAAGTATGATAGAGAAGTATTTTCCTTCAAATGTTCAATACACCCAACCCCAAGGTGGAATGTTTATTTGGGTCACCTTACCGGAAGGAATATCTACTTTAGAGTTGTTTGATATGGCAATAAAAGAAGATGTGGCCTTTGTACCAGGCCAAGCATTCCATGCAGATGGCAGTGGTGAAAATACTTTGCGATTAAATTTCTCTAATTCCAATCCAAAAAGTATTGAAGAAGGTATGAAACGATTGGGAATGGTCATAGAAACGTTTTTATCCCAAAATAATTTAAATTAA
- a CDS encoding VOC family protein, with amino-acid sequence MVVKYICSLLTVMDIQKSKEFYLDILNQEVDLDHGENISFNGGFAIHDRKHFQQLISEENKILGPKNCVELYFESDDLDNIQNKLENMNATFLHKIHQQPWGQRVMRFYDPDDYIIEVGEPMDVVIIRYFKKGMNSEEISKRTSMPQEIVEIVLKSNS; translated from the coding sequence TTGGTAGTTAAATACATCTGTTCACTTCTAACTGTAATGGACATTCAGAAATCAAAAGAATTCTATTTAGATATCTTAAATCAAGAAGTCGATCTGGATCATGGTGAAAATATTTCTTTTAATGGTGGGTTTGCTATTCATGACCGGAAACATTTTCAACAATTAATAAGTGAAGAAAATAAAATTTTAGGCCCTAAAAATTGTGTAGAGCTATATTTTGAATCCGATGATCTAGATAATATCCAAAATAAATTAGAAAATATGAATGCTACTTTTTTGCATAAAATTCACCAACAACCCTGGGGACAGAGAGTAATGCGTTTCTATGACCCTGACGATTATATTATCGAAGTTGGTGAGCCCATGGATGTAGTGATTATTCGGTATTTTAAAAAAGGAATGAATTCTGAAGAAATATCTAAAAGGACTTCTATGCCTCAAGAAATAGTAGAAATAGTCTTAAAATCCAATTCATAA
- a CDS encoding CBS domain-containing protein: MLKNLKVKEIMTENVITVTPGEEVVFAFEKLMKHKISALPVIDDEKLVGIVTASDLGHNLVLDNYELGTIVEKVMITDVTCVEPDDTLDHAIDKMNKHGSEGGIINQLVVINKGKIKGIVSDGDIIKALK; this comes from the coding sequence GTGTTGAAAAATCTGAAAGTAAAAGAGATAATGACTGAAAATGTAATTACAGTAACTCCTGGTGAAGAAGTAGTTTTTGCATTTGAAAAATTGATGAAACACAAGATAAGTGCTTTACCAGTAATTGATGATGAAAAATTGGTTGGTATTGTAACTGCTTCTGATCTTGGCCACAATTTGGTTCTAGACAACTATGAGTTAGGTACAATCGTAGAAAAAGTTATGATTACTGATGTGACATGTGTTGAACCCGATGACACTTTGGATCATGCGATTGATAAAATGAATAAGCATGGATCTGAAGGAGGCATTATAAATCAGCTGGTTGTTATCAATAAAGGTAAAATAAAAGGCATAGTCTCTGATGGGGATATAATCAAAGCTTTAAAATAA
- a CDS encoding 2-phosphoglycerate kinase has translation MIMVQGEVSGKKYTEPFSKGVLARSLTRAEMDPNKAYNISSQIEAHLKKENIEIISIDDLVKIVCERLKTENTEIAEKYVAWRKIRKCKEPLIILIGGASGVGTSSIAFEVANRLGIRNMISTDMIREVMRKIVSKELLPSIYESSYTAYRSLRIPPPPELDEVLIGFRDHVDTVSIGVEAVIERSLKEGISIVIEGVHIVPGFIREDLVNKENVAMFVLTVSDENVHKGRFYSRCRQMWARRPLKRYMSYFWAIRRTHKYFESQAKKNNVPVIENIDVVTTIDSIIKSITKSNGGEKGVEKSESKRDND, from the coding sequence ATGATTATGGTTCAAGGAGAAGTGAGCGGTAAAAAATATACAGAGCCTTTTTCTAAGGGAGTCTTGGCCAGATCTCTTACCCGGGCTGAAATGGATCCTAATAAAGCATACAATATTTCATCTCAAATAGAAGCTCATCTAAAAAAAGAAAATATTGAAATAATCAGTATTGATGATCTGGTTAAAATTGTCTGCGAACGATTAAAAACTGAAAATACTGAAATAGCTGAAAAATACGTGGCCTGGAGAAAAATTCGCAAATGCAAAGAACCATTAATTATTCTAATTGGAGGAGCATCGGGGGTAGGGACTTCATCAATTGCTTTTGAGGTTGCTAACCGTTTAGGAATAAGAAACATGATAAGTACCGATATGATTCGGGAAGTAATGCGTAAAATTGTTTCTAAAGAATTGTTACCCTCTATTTATGAATCAAGTTACACTGCCTATCGTTCTTTAAGAATACCTCCTCCACCTGAGCTTGATGAGGTTTTAATTGGTTTTAGGGACCATGTTGATACAGTAAGTATTGGTGTAGAAGCCGTAATTGAAAGATCTTTAAAAGAAGGAATTAGCATTGTTATTGAAGGAGTTCATATTGTTCCGGGATTTATAAGAGAAGATCTGGTTAATAAAGAGAATGTGGCCATGTTTGTACTCACGGTTTCTGATGAAAATGTACATAAAGGACGTTTTTATTCCAGATGTAGGCAAATGTGGGCCAGAAGACCTCTTAAAAGATATATGAGTTATTTTTGGGCTATTCGAAGAACGCATAAGTACTTTGAAAGTCAGGCCAAGAAAAATAATGTTCCGGTTATTGAAAATATTGACGTGGTAACTACCATTGATTCAATAATTAAGTCTATTACAAAAAGCAATGGGGGCGAAAAAGGTGTTGAAAAATCTGAAAGTAAAAGAGATAATGACTGA
- a CDS encoding metallophosphoesterase: protein MNILAISDLHGSTHKALNNYLKNNKIDLIVIAGDITHFGPAELAEDILNEISSYDIPVVAIPGNCDPQGVSSQLDNSNAINIHGKSTAIKNVGICGFGGSNLTPFDTPLEFGEIEIFEELDKIMVEMKDQDIKILVTHAPPLNTNADKLPNGDHVGSESIRKIIEDYKPNINICGHIHEAQSIDQIGETIILNPGQIMDGGACLVQIDDETNIIDSKIIKL, encoded by the coding sequence ATGAATATTTTAGCAATTAGTGATTTACATGGTTCTACGCATAAAGCTTTAAATAATTATTTAAAGAATAATAAAATAGATTTAATTGTCATAGCAGGAGATATAACTCATTTTGGCCCTGCAGAGCTTGCAGAAGACATATTAAATGAAATTTCTTCATATGATATACCTGTAGTTGCTATTCCTGGAAATTGTGACCCTCAAGGAGTTTCTAGTCAATTGGATAATTCTAATGCCATAAATATTCATGGGAAAAGCACGGCTATAAAAAATGTGGGCATCTGTGGATTTGGGGGATCTAATCTTACTCCCTTTGATACTCCATTAGAGTTTGGTGAAATTGAAATTTTTGAGGAATTGGATAAAATAATGGTGGAAATGAAGGACCAAGATATTAAAATTCTGGTTACACACGCCCCTCCTTTAAATACAAATGCGGATAAACTACCTAATGGTGATCACGTAGGCAGTGAAAGTATCCGGAAAATTATAGAGGATTATAAGCCAAATATTAATATTTGTGGACATATTCATGAAGCACAATCCATTGATCAAATTGGTGAAACAATCATATTAAATCCCGGTCAAATTATGGATGGTGGAGCTTGTCTGGTTCAAATTGATGACGAAACTAACATAATCGACTCCAAAATAATCAAATTATGA